A stretch of DNA from Streptomyces xanthii:
CGCAGCCGCGCCCCCACCCGGCCCGTCACCCAGTGCGGCAGCCCCCCGTTCTCCCACTCCGCGCAGATGTAGGGCCCCGGCCGCGCGATCACCCACAGGCCCGCCTCCTGAGCGGCGTCCAGGAAACGGCCCACCGCCGCCACGTCCCGCACCTCACCCGGACGCGGCGCGTGCAGGTTCCACGGGACGTAGGTCTCCACACAGTTCAGGCCCATCGCCTTCAGCATCCGCAGCCGGTGCCCCCACTGCTCCTCGTGCACCCGGAAGTAGTGCAGAGCCCCCGACAGCAGCCGCACCGGCCGGCCGTCCACCTCGAAGTCGTCCTCGCCCACCCTGAACTCGGTCATCAGGTCCCTCTCGCTCACGTACAGGCGGCCACCATCACCTCTGGCGGGCGACGGGGTCCATGGACAAAGATCGGCTGGTGTTGGACGGGGCTACGCGGTCACGACCCAGGCGCGCGAAACACCACAGGAGGGGACAGATGTCCACATACCACACCTGGATGCGCTACTTCACGCCCAGCCCGGCCCACCACCGCCTCGGCCTCGTCTGCCTCGGCGTCGGACTCCAGCACGGCCTCCTGCCCACCGTCGGACCCCGCACCCTCGACCACCACGTCGCCGTCGTCATCACCGCCGGCACCGGCTGGTTCCAGAACGCCGACGGCCGCCGCACCACCATCACCGCCCCCGCCCTCATCTGGCTCACCCCCGGAGTCCCGCACCACTACGGCGCCGACCCCGACCACGGCTGGGACGAGTGCTTCGTCGACTTCACCGGACCCGCAGCCGCCACCTACACCGAACTCGGCTACATAGAACCCGACCGCCCCGTCGTCCCCCTCGCCGACGCCGCAGGCGCCCGCGCCGCCGTCGGCCGCATCGCCCGCGCCGCCCGCCGCGGCAACCCCCTCCTCGAGGTCGAGACCGGCGCCGCCGTCCACGAACTCCTCGTCGCCCTGCGCCGCGCCCGCGCCGACATGGCCCCCGACGGCGACCCCGTCCTCCAGGCCCTCGCCCGCGACGCCTTCCAGCCCCTCTCCGTCGCCGAACACGCCGCCCGCCACGGCATGACCCCCGCCGAACTGCGCACCGCCGTCCGCCGCGGCGCCGGCTGCAGCCCCAAGGACTACCTCCTCGGCATCCGCCTCGGCCGCGCCAAGGAACTCCTCGCCGCCACCGAACTCCCCGTCGCCGCCGTCGCCCGCCGCGTCGGCTACGACGACCCCGCCTACTTCTCCCGCCTCTTC
This window harbors:
- a CDS encoding helix-turn-helix domain-containing protein, with amino-acid sequence MSTYHTWMRYFTPSPAHHRLGLVCLGVGLQHGLLPTVGPRTLDHHVAVVITAGTGWFQNADGRRTTITAPALIWLTPGVPHHYGADPDHGWDECFVDFTGPAAATYTELGYIEPDRPVVPLADAAGARAAVGRIARAARRGNPLLEVETGAAVHELLVALRRARADMAPDGDPVLQALARDAFQPLSVAEHAARHGMTPAELRTAVRRGAGCSPKDYLLGIRLGRAKELLAATELPVAAVARRVGYDDPAYFSRLFTRRVGTAPVRFREQQGRAVPGGWSDKIPDPDHPPMLHVG